A single Cyprinus carpio isolate SPL01 chromosome A20, ASM1834038v1, whole genome shotgun sequence DNA region contains:
- the LOC109071943 gene encoding estrogen receptor beta-1 — translation MTALNSSAFTMSEYPEGDSSLLQLQEVDSSRMGGHVLSPSFNSSSPSQPVESHPICIPSPYTDLGHDFTTLPFYSPALLGYGTSPLADCSSVRQSLSPTFFWPPHSHVSSLELHQQQTRLQQNHPTGGTWAELTPHDHGEEENCKPLAKRVADAEETSASLRGKADMHYCAVCSDYASGYHYGVWSCEGCKAFFKRSIQGHNDYICPATNQCTIDKNRRKSCQACRLRKCYEVGMMKCGLRRDRGSYQQRGAQQNRLARFSGRMRTSGPRSQEINSVQRPLSGNKVVTMALSPEELVARIMDAEPPEIYLMKDVKKPFTEANVMMSLTNLADKELVHMISWAKKIPGFVEICLFDQVHLLECCWLEVLMLGLMWRSVNHPGKLIFSPDLSLSRDEGSCVQGFVEIFDMLLAATSRFRELKLQREEYACLKAMILLNSNMCLSSAEGGEELQSRSKLLCLLDSVTDALVWAISKTGLSFQQRSTRLAHLLMLLSHIRHVSNKGMDHLHCMKMKKMVPLYDLLLEMLDAHIMHSSRLSHSGPRAAPAPKESKGVPEAFTCTSQSGGTLAGP, via the exons ATGACAGCACTGAACTCGTCCGCCTTCACCATGTCCGAGTATCCCGAGGGAGACAGCTCTCTACTTCAGCTTCAGGAAGTGGACTCCAGCAGGATGGGAGGCCATGTCCTCTCTCCTAGCTTTAACTCCTCCTCTCCATCCCAGCCGGTGGAGAGCCACCCCATCTGCATTCCATCACCCTACACAGACCTCGGCCATGACTTCACCACTCTGCCCTTCTACAGTCCCGCTCTGCTGGGTTACGGCACATCTCCTCTGGCCGACTGCTCATCAGTACGGCAGTCGCTAAGCCCCACCTTCTTTTGGCCACCTCATAGCCACGTTTCCTCACTTGAATTGCATCAGCAACAGACTCGACTACAACAAAACCATCCAACTGGTGGGACTTGGGCGGAACTTACACCACATGATCACGGCGAAGAGGAAAACTG CAAACCACTGGCGAAGAGGGTAGCAGATGCAGAGGAGACTTCTGCCTCTTTGAGAGGTAAAGCTGACATGCACTACTGTGCCGTCTGTAGCGATTACGCTTCTGGGTATCATTATGGCGTGTGGTCGTGTGAAGGATGCAAAGCCTTCTTCAAGAGGAGTATACAAG GACACAATGACTACATCTGCCCTGCCACCAACCAGTGCACCATTGACAAGAACCGCCGCAAAAGCTGCCAGGCCTGCCGTCTCCGAAAATGTTATGAAGTTGGAATGATGAAATGTG GGTTACGGAGAGATCGTGGCAGCTACCAACAAAGAGGAGCACAGCAGAACCGACTGGCACGATTCTCTGGCAGGATGAGAACAAGTGGCCCAAGATCTCAAGAAATCAATAGTGTCCAACGTCCCCTCAGTGGAAATAAGGTGGTTACCATGGCGTTGAGCCCTGAGGAGCTAGTCGCTCGAATCATGGATGCAGAGCCACCCGAGATTTATCTCATGAAAGATGTGAAGAAGCCTTTCACTGAAGCCAACGTCATGATGTCACTGACCAACCTGGCTGACAAAGAGCTTGTTCACATGATCAGCTGGGCCAAGAAGATCCCAG GTTTTGTGGAGATCTGTCTTTTTGACCAGGTCCATTTGCTGGAGTGCTGCTGGTTAGAGGTGCTGATGCTGGGACTGATGTGGCGGTCTGTTAATCATCCTGGCAAGCTCATTTTCTCCCCAGACCTCAGTCTCAGCAG GGACGAAGGCAGCTGTGTGCAGGGGTTTGTGGAGATCTTTGATATGCTGCTGGCAGCCACGTCCAGGTTCAGAGAACTGAAGTTACAGAGAGAGGAGTATGCTTGTCTCAAAGCCATGATCCTGCTCAACTCCA ACATGTGTCTGAGTTCGGCGGAGGGAGGAGAGGAGCTGCAGAGCCGGTCGAAGCTGCTGTGTCTGCTGGACTCGGTGACGGATGCTCTGGTTTGGGCCATCTCGAAGACGGGCCTGAGCTTCCAGCAGCGCTCCACCAGACTAGCCCATCTGCTCATGCTGCTCTCGCATATAAGGCATGTCAG TAACAAAGGTATGGACCACCTCCACTgcatgaagatgaagaagatggtTCCTCTGTATGACCTGCTTCTGGAGATGCTGGACGCTCATATCATGCACAGCTCACGTCTGTCTCACTCCGGCCCTCGAGCGGCTCCTGCTCCCAAAGAGAGCAAAGGCGTCCCGGAGGCCTTCACCTGCACTTCTCAGAGTGGCGGGACCTTGGCAGGACCTTAG